One window from the genome of Paraconexibacter algicola encodes:
- a CDS encoding ABC transporter ATP-binding protein translates to MARFGGDKGASAAMDAQFSGGKQLDPEGMSLLDQAAEFTGEHELHQGSVLLEERVPGEFWSLETRNVHKAFGRSKILQGLDLGIPEGMVTVVLGPSGTGKSVLIKHIIGLLFPDKGEVMVHGESLSKMTMSRLLEVRKKFGILFQDGALFGSMSVYDNVAFPLRQHTDLGEGEIAEIVNARLADVGLTHAGGRLPNELSGGMRKRAGFARALVLEPEIVMFDEPDSGLDPVRTALLCELVTQMHEQHGGTYIIITHDIESARLAGEFFAVLWKGRIVQAGERDEMFNSDNPFVQQFLNRKLSGPLGME, encoded by the coding sequence ATGGCTCGTTTTGGTGGCGACAAGGGCGCCTCCGCCGCGATGGACGCGCAGTTCAGCGGCGGCAAGCAGCTGGATCCGGAGGGCATGTCCCTGCTGGACCAGGCTGCCGAGTTCACGGGTGAGCACGAGCTCCACCAGGGCTCGGTCCTCCTCGAGGAGCGCGTGCCGGGGGAGTTCTGGTCGCTCGAGACCCGCAACGTCCACAAGGCGTTCGGCCGCTCCAAGATCCTCCAGGGCCTCGACCTCGGCATCCCCGAGGGCATGGTCACCGTCGTGCTCGGCCCGTCCGGCACCGGCAAGTCCGTCCTCATCAAGCACATCATCGGCCTGCTCTTCCCCGACAAGGGGGAGGTCATGGTGCACGGCGAGTCGCTGAGCAAGATGACGATGTCGCGACTCCTGGAGGTCCGCAAGAAGTTCGGGATCCTCTTCCAGGACGGCGCGCTCTTCGGCTCGATGAGCGTCTACGACAACGTCGCCTTCCCGCTGCGCCAGCACACGGACCTCGGCGAGGGCGAGATCGCGGAGATCGTCAACGCGCGCCTCGCGGACGTCGGCCTGACCCACGCGGGCGGCCGGCTTCCCAACGAGCTGTCCGGCGGCATGCGCAAGCGCGCGGGCTTCGCGCGCGCCCTGGTCCTCGAGCCCGAGATCGTCATGTTCGACGAGCCGGACTCCGGCCTGGACCCCGTCCGCACCGCCCTGCTGTGCGAGCTCGTCACGCAGATGCACGAGCAGCACGGCGGCACCTACATCATCATCACGCACGACATCGAGTCCGCCCGTCTGGCGGGCGAGTTCTTCGCCGTGCTGTGGAAGGGCAGGATCGTGCAGGCCGGCGAGCGCGACGAGATGTTCAACTCGGACAACCCGTTCGTGCAGCAGTTCCTCAACCGGAAGCTCAGCGGCCCGCTCGGCATGGAGTAG
- a CDS encoding MlaE family ABC transporter permease codes for MMLLTGKAVVATFTPPYSWKDEFVEESWLILRRCLIPMIISTIAFGFGAPGLQAANLTQIFGTVDREGAFFVMASIREFAGWINGMVIAGVAGTAICADLGARKVREELDALAVLGLDPVRTIVTPRFLALGIMTPLMNILALAFGVLGGWIATVVVWGETSAGYIATFSSNFTFPDLFGSVLKTTGFGFIIAIACCYKGLNVKGGAQGVGRAVNQAVVIAFAGIWVFNSLFTNILLAAFPETGNLH; via the coding sequence ATGATGCTCCTCACCGGCAAGGCGGTCGTGGCGACGTTCACGCCCCCCTACAGCTGGAAGGACGAGTTCGTCGAGGAGTCCTGGCTGATCCTCCGGCGCTGCCTCATCCCGATGATCATCTCGACGATCGCGTTCGGGTTCGGTGCCCCTGGTCTCCAGGCGGCCAACCTCACGCAGATCTTCGGAACGGTCGACCGCGAGGGGGCCTTCTTCGTGATGGCGTCCATCCGCGAGTTCGCCGGATGGATCAACGGCATGGTCATCGCCGGCGTCGCCGGAACCGCCATCTGCGCGGATCTCGGCGCCAGAAAGGTCCGTGAGGAGCTCGACGCCCTCGCGGTCCTCGGCCTCGACCCCGTCCGCACCATCGTCACCCCGCGCTTCCTCGCGCTGGGGATCATGACCCCGCTGATGAACATCCTCGCGCTCGCCTTCGGCGTGCTCGGCGGATGGATCGCGACCGTCGTCGTCTGGGGCGAGACCTCGGCCGGCTACATCGCGACGTTCTCGTCGAACTTCACCTTCCCGGACCTGTTCGGGTCGGTCCTGAAGACGACAGGGTTCGGATTCATCATCGCGATCGCCTGCTGTTACAAGGGGCTCAACGTGAAGGGCGGCGCCCAGGGCGTCGGCCGCGCGGTCAACCAGGCCGTCGTCATCGCGTTCGCCGGCATCTGGGTGTTCAACTCGCTGTTCACGAACATCCTGCTGGCCGCGTTCCCCGAGACCGGCAACCTCCACTAG
- a CDS encoding ABC transporter permease, with protein sequence MEASTVRAPRLRGELSPSVGSRVGAGFAGPVKGILTEAAELGTFFGRTARELGGVWRYSAEIIRQAGILVTGSAAIIVFMLFMMGVVCGTEANYVLRGYGATVYSGVFTSYCAIREMIPYMWGYILSAKVGCGLCAEIGSMRIQDEIDAMESMGINPMRYVVATRLVAAWLVFPFIWIIGTAAHFLGNYLILILQIGEVSQGGWENVHWTFSTPIDFLYSFLKIFVTGTVIVMLGMFYGYKASGGPVGVGTATAKSMILNLILLHVFGAGMTMLFWGLEPNAPVGG encoded by the coding sequence ATGGAAGCTTCCACCGTTCGAGCTCCGCGTCTTCGCGGAGAGCTGTCCCCGTCCGTCGGGTCCCGCGTCGGCGCCGGCTTCGCCGGTCCCGTCAAGGGGATCCTGACCGAGGCGGCCGAGCTCGGCACGTTCTTCGGGCGCACCGCCCGTGAGCTGGGTGGCGTCTGGCGCTACTCGGCGGAGATCATCCGCCAAGCCGGCATCCTGGTCACCGGATCCGCCGCGATCATCGTCTTCATGCTGTTCATGATGGGCGTGGTCTGCGGTACCGAGGCCAATTACGTCCTCCGTGGCTACGGCGCCACCGTGTACTCGGGCGTGTTCACGTCCTACTGCGCGATCCGGGAGATGATCCCGTACATGTGGGGCTACATCCTGTCCGCCAAGGTCGGATGTGGTCTGTGCGCCGAGATCGGATCCATGCGGATCCAGGACGAGATCGACGCGATGGAGTCCATGGGCATCAACCCCATGCGCTACGTCGTGGCGACCCGCCTGGTGGCCGCGTGGCTCGTCTTCCCGTTCATCTGGATCATCGGGACCGCCGCCCACTTCCTGGGCAACTACCTGATCCTGATCCTGCAGATCGGCGAGGTGTCGCAGGGCGGCTGGGAGAACGTGCACTGGACGTTCTCGACGCCGATCGACTTCCTCTACTCGTTCCTGAAGATCTTCGTCACCGGCACGGTGATCGTGATGCTCGGGATGTTCTACGGCTACAAGGCCTCGGGCGGGCCCGTCGGCGTGGGCACGGCCACGGCGAAGTCGATGATTCTCAACCTCATCCTGCTCCACGTGTTCGGAGCCGGCATGACGATGTTGTTCTGGGGTCTGGAACCGAACGCGCCGGTCGGCGGCTAG